The window TTCCAGTTTTTCGTTCAAATTTGCTTATTTTGATGGGTATTAGACTGGAAAAGGGTTGGATTCCTGACTGGATGATATAATTTTGGGGCTGTGCGTGCGTGTATCTGTTGAATTCTTAGAATCTTTTTGCTATTGTTAACTCTGCTAGGGTAGAGTTCCTAGAGTGCTCTTACATTCTCACTCAACAAGGGCGGATTTAGTGTGTAAGTTATGGGTTCTCTTGAACCTGGTAGCTTTGGCTCATATTATTTGTGTTAAACAATTCACTAAATAGGTGCAAAAATAGATTTTGAACCATGTGATTCACTGGCTATAGTAGAATCTCGAACTCGAATCAAAGCTCAAATTCTGAATTCCAATAAAAAAGAACTTTGGTGGATTTGTATCCTCTACGCTCCCTCCATAGCATCAGTTAGATAATGCAATAGGTGTCCTTATTGTAGATATGGAAGTTAGGTCATTAATTTCTTTGGCTGGGTTTGTGTTTGGTGTTACTTTTTATGCCAATGATTGCTTATATTTGCCTTAGCTTTTGAGTTTAAACATCTGTAGAGACTTGATAAATTTTATTGCTGAAAAAGCTTTTTCAGCGGTTGTAGTGGCAACTGTTACAAGCAATCGGGTTTCCTTAAGTGGAAAGCAAGAGGACAATTGAGATACTTATTTTTCCCTACTAGTTTTCTCGAATGATCACCAAATCCCTCTAAATCAGATACCCTTTTATCAATGTGTAATTAGCAACTTGATTCACTAGGATAGTCGTGATAAATTCATCAAAATTAATAGGATATAATTATACCATTCTCACTATCTTTCTGATTTCAAAACTAGAAAATAAATCAACTGAATTCAAGCAAGCTACTCCATGAAGCAAATCACTTGTCATGTCATTAAACAATCATTAAGTTATTAACTTTTTTAATCAACAATTTTATTAAACATAAGATAATAATGTAAAGTAGTATTATCAACGACTTTACATCATGATCTTCCAGAGTCAACATAGAGCACATCAAAATTAGGTATCAAATGCCTTGTTTCATTTGAAATGTATATACTTTATCATTTGGTGAATCTCATCCATTATTGCTTAATGTTTGTGGTTTTCTCTTTGCTACTTTAACAAGTATCATGACATTCGCAGTATTTTGGGCCTTTCTCAGTAGGGATACATTGAGCTCATATGTAACTCACCACATATTTGTTATCAAATGCAACAAGAAAGCAAGCTCACATTTTTCACAACGTCCAAGATATCTCGATGTCGTAGCTCTTTCATTTAAAGTACTTGCATTTTTAACAAGAGTATCAAGTACATCAATAGTAGAACTAGACATATAAATAAGTTTCGAAACGACTTGAAGTGAAATAATTATTGTCTATTATAAGATCAATTATTTGTTCATGCCTCTACTAGTTTCTAGCTTACACATATCTAATGCCTATTGGAGTTTTGCTTTATAAGATTTTCAAAGTTCACGAGAAGTTTACAACACATCCAAAGTATTCAAAATCAATAATGCAAGTTCTCACTAGAACACACTTTTTAGAGACCGCAACAAGTGTTAGTTGTAGTTGATGTGCAAAACAATGAATAGAATTAACCAATCTACTTTCTTGTTTAATCGACATTTTATGACCATTGATACTACTTTGCATATTGTTTCTGCTGCATAACATTGTCTACATATATAAGATAAACTTAAAGAATGATGAGCATGTATATCAACAATTGCTTTCTTTAGAGATAAAACACTAATATGTTGAACATGAACAACTCCAATTAACCATTCCTTTACAAAATTTTTTTATCAAACATATCACAAAACAATAGCCACTTACTCTTTACATGACACGTCTAAGAAATCATCAACGATTAGAACAAAGTAGTCGGTATTTAGATCCTCTATTATAGCCTAAATTGTTTTTTATCTTACATGCGATCACAattcttttttgaatttttggagaagTCGTCTTATTGTGTTTTGGAGCATTTTCCAACACATGTTTAATATCACATCTATTTGCGTATCATGAAAGAATTTCAATAAAATTatcctttttttttcaaaaacttaagCTACTTAAACTGATGCTGGCGATCTCGAAGGGAGATATTTGGACCTGGAGCAACTCGTCTTGATCTTTGTTATATTAGGACGCGAGGAAAGGGAAAGAAGGTGATAAGCAAGAAGAGGAAAGAAGAATGTTAAAAAAGTCCCTATAAGTACTTCACTTAGCCTTTCTATAGTCTTTCTTCCCCTCTTCCATCAAAACGCGTTCAATGACGATTCACTTTTATCATGATCGTGCATTGTCAATTCTTGATTCAAGAAAAGTTTTACCACATCAATCAAAATATTTGGACGAAGCCAATATTCATGTTTAGCTTGACCATATTGCATGTCAAATGCAACATGAATCGACTACTGTTGCATTAGATTTTCACAATTTCTTTATAAACGTTGTATAGCAGTCATAATCTAGCAAAAACAAACTGTGAAGATCtattataacaacaacaatcaattcATGTTGCATATGAGAGGCAATCTGATTAAGCATGAATATAGGCTTCACTTTAATGCTTCAATTGATGTTATAAGGCTTTCTAGCATCGAGGATTGACATTCCACAACCATGGCTCCAAAAAACAACTCCTGATATTTGAAAAGAAATTGTGACCACATGTAAGATATAATCAACTAAGGCTATAATAGAGGATCTAAATGGTGACTATTTTGCTATATTGGTTGATGAATCTTTAGACATGTCATTGCAAAGAGCAAGCTGTTATTGTTTTGAAATATGTTGATAAAAAAGATTTGTGATGGAAATGTTTGTTCTTGTTCATGTTCAAGATATTAgtgatttattgataaataaaCCTATTGttgatatattttttaattgtttttaagTTTATCTTATGTATGTGGACAATCTTATGATGAGACAAGCAAAGTCATATTAATGTTCTTAAAATGTTGATTGTATAAAAAATAGATCGACCATTCTATTCAATTTTTTGTTCATCAACTTTAACTAACTCTTGTCACAGTTTCTAAAAAGTGTGTTCAAGTTGGAGACATTGTATTTCGATTTCGAATACTTTGAATGTGTTGAAAGCTTATTTTAAACGCGTGGACGAATTTCGagaatttgaaaaaagaaaaaaaaattaagagaCATCAGATATGAGTGAGCTAGAAGTTGGTAGAAACTTGACTTAAGAACTCGGACTTGTTAGAGTCATGATATTAGTTGGGGATCTCTCTGCAAGtcatttgaaaattttatttttatatttggcTCTATGGTTGATCATTGATGTACTTGATACTCTTGTTGAAGATGAAAATACTCTAGATGAAAGAGCTAAGACATCGGAATATCTTGGAAGTCATCAAATGTTGAGGTTGTTTTTTTGTTGGATTTAATGACAAATGGAGCAAGATATTCAGATGTCATGATACTTGTTAAAGTAGTAAAGGGAAGGTTGCAAACATTAACAAATAATAGATCGGATTTGCTTAACTATAAGGTCACATTTCGTATCAAGCATGATATTATTATACCTAATTTTGATGAGTTCTATGTTGATTGGAAAATCACCGTTTGAAGTTATTGATCATACTACTTTACATCATTATCTTGTGGAAGTGTTCTATAAAATTGGCaacttgaagaaatttgattaggTGATAAGTGATTTGTTTCATAGAGTATCTTATTTGAATCCAGTATATTCATTTTCTAACTTGACCATTAAGAAGATAGTGAGAATGGTTGAATTATATCTATATGATCGTTGAATTTAACATAACTGCCCTTGAGAGTCAGCTTGCTAACTGCATTGTTGATGTTTGTGATATTGATAAAAGGTTCTACATTTTAGATGGACTTAATGATCTTTCAAGAAAACTAGTTGTGACAAAGAAGCGCTTTAGTTATCCTCTTGTTTTCGCTTAGTAAAAACTTGGTTTGCTTCTGTCAGTTGCCACTGAATTCGTTGAAAGAGCTTTTTCGGTGGTGAAATTTATCAGGGATGACTAGCGGAATCAAATGGATGATGAATTTTTAGGTAGTCGTGTAGTGCCTTATGTAGAAACAAAAGTATTGTGAACTATTTCTGAGCCTATTATAATAATAAAAACATCTTAAAAGATGAAATCTTCTCGAGTACAATTGCAATAATATATTTGAGATATGCGTTCACtagtaaaaaaaaatttattgtCTTCTTCATGTTAGTTTACAATTGTTAGCTCTACTACAAGTGTttttataatataaataaatattacgtAGTTTGATTTAAAAATTTTGATGCACCTATTCAACAAAATAAatttttgtatttatttcatcaaaCATTGACAACCGTTAGCGAAGTTCCTGGTTTCGTCATTGTGGGGATACATGTTTGTATCCCGTTGTCGTATTTTTTTTTCGGATTTAAGATAATGATTTATTAAGAATGAGGAGAACCACGCTTGCAAATTCTACCTGTATCCCCTTGTCAATATACTTATTTTCTTTTTCGTTGGTGAAAAAAAAAGTTGGACTGTAACTGTTTACTCCCcgcaaaaaagaacaaaaaagaacAGAGTATTAGGTTTATGTTTCTACAAGATTTCTGTATGATTTTGGTCCTTATATAGTCAAAAAGTGTAGGGCATAGACGGTAGGGTTGGCTGTCTGTTGATTTGTCATTTGCTTAAATTTGAGTCGTATTTTCATGGCAAAAGCTGCATCTTCTTCTTGTTCGGCATTCTAACAAATACTTCTGCTGATCTTTTTAACAGCCATCCGCTCAGATACTCCTGAAGAATGAGATCGAGGGTGGATCTTGGGCTTTGTTTCTTATATTCTGTAATTGTTTTGTACTGCCATGGCCTTGACACCATGTAGTGCTTGTCTCCTGGAGCTTTCATTAACGTCTAATAACATACCGACTAGAATTTGGTCCTATGCTTGCTGGATGAAAATTGGCAAGTGATTTCGTTGATGAGCAATAATGTGTGGCTGCATAATATGTTAAAAGCCTCTGTTATCCTCATGTGTAATTCAAAAATTTTAAGCCTATGTTCTCGAGCATGGCAAGTGATGGTTCTTCCCTGTCGCTCACTGGAACTCGTATTACATTGCCTAGTTTAATGCAAAATGAAGCATGGTTCAAATATTAGTTGTGATCCTAGAGCCAAAACGGATAATATATGTGAATTCTTCTTTGCTATGCTGTTGAAATTTGTGCTTCTGAATTCAGGAGCTACGGGTTACCAATTGTAAACGTCCAGTTAACTGTTTCTTATTCTTCTTTGCTTAACTGCAGCCAAACTTTGTGTTAAACTATTCCTTACTTTCTTCTCTTATTTTTGAAATGTGAAAAATCGAGATGCATTGGAAAATATGAGAGGGAACAGACCTCCATGGTCAAGGAAACAACTTGCAATGAGTAAAACATAAGTATGCATTTTACAAGGAAAAAAGAAGGCGAAATGGCTTAATTTATAGGAAATTATGATGCAAGTTGCTTCTTAAACGATCAGTTTTCTCTCTTTAAAATTGATTATTTAGATAAAGATGAAAAGGCTAAAACAGTCAGGAAATTATGATTCATGCTGCTTCTTAGATGATCAATTTTGTCCATCCTCAAGTCACAACGGCTAAGCAAATGCCAAGATAATTGGGATGAAGAGTACAGACGCAGCTTGAGATTGTAGTCaatttaacttcttttttttgtggttataaaagtAAGAAGATGTAAGATGGGAAAAATTATGCGacatagtgtgtgtatatatatattgtatttattatttgtagcTATACTTTTAGAAAATTACTATTTGtatttatatttgaattttttagCAAATTCTCATGTATATTGTAATAAGAGGTCAATTGTAGCCCAGTTGGTTGGAGCACCTGTATTAGCCTAAGCTATGTCCGAAAAATAAGGTGAGAAGTTTGAATATGGAAGTAGAAGAACATTTGAAATTACCAACATGAAATAAGAGTAGAATAAATCTATTCCGGTAAAAGGTTACTTTAATTCAATCTTTACATCAAATCAAAACGCGTGTATATGATAAAGGGAAATGAGTGGATGGGGAGAAcggagaaaaaggaaaaaatctTACGAATTCCTTCTTAAAAAAAATCCTTACATTACTTTTAAAATAAtgtaaataattaaaataaaaggaaaaatttaTTCAAGTTGGAAATGTGAATGACATAAAATACTTGGAGGAATTAAAAATTCCCAAATATCCAACTTCAACGTTGGAAAGGAAAAACAATTGTATCACTACCTTATCTTATCATCCTACTTAtattggaaaaaaaatattataatatcatTAGTGCTCCATtactataaaaattaaaattaaaaataaaattattaggCAGAGACTACTTCGCAGAACCTTCGTCTTCCTCCCTGTCGCCGGCCTCTTCACGTTTCAGGGACAGGGACGGATTTTTCTATGTacaatatctacatatatatgtgatatatacACAAATAGTGCCTTCTTTTCTGTTTCCTTTTTCTCCTAATTTGATATTAATTCCGATTCTAATTTCTGTAATTTACTGAGCTTGCCCATTCAAATCAGTGTATTCAATTGGTTGATTCATTATTTTCAAGTGTGCAAAGTGTTGAGATGGGATCTATAGGGGAAAAGGTAGAGCTTGAATCTAATGAGGAGATCCCTTTTAGTTCATCTCATAATGCTACAAACAAGACAGAAACTCTACATTTTGAGGCAGCAGCTCATATGGCGTCGCCTAGAAGTTTCTACTCATATTCGAGAGTCTTAAGGAAGATGGATCAGATCAGCTTTATGAGGAGTATATACATTGTTATACTTAAAGCAAAGATCAATATTTTGCTTCCTTTTGGACCTCTGGCTATACTGCTACACTATGTTACAAAAAAACATGTATAAAGTCTAGACTTTTGACATTTATTTTTAGCTCTCGCAACCTGGTTACTTACCATTTATTCTGTATTACCAATCAATATTAACTGCAATTACCTTTTAAGTGACTTGATTGCGTAAATTTGGTCCGTAGAAATTAAACACAAATGATTTATATGTTGACAGTTGACTCTATAAATCATTATAATTTAACTTGTTATTGCAGGTTACTAACCATATATTCTATATTAATCCCATGTTTGTTTTTCATTTCAATTaaagttattttttttaatttagtttGCTTTATTAATATATTTTGGATTCATTTTGATATTTCAGGAATGGGTCTTTTTCTTCAGTTTGGTGGGGATTACACCCTTAGCTGAGCGTTTAGGTTATGCAACTGAGTATGTTTATGCTCTTCGAGTTATTTTACTTTTCCTTTGATACTATATTCTTTTACATGCTCATTGAATTCCTTAATTTTCTTGATACAGGCAGCTTGCATTTTTCACTGGGCCTACAGGTACACATTTGTTTATTGGTTGTTTTACCATAtgttgtttgtttttgtttttgaggAATATAAGTTTTGGACTTTTTCCTTTTGAATGAATTACTGAGAGACTTAAGTTGAGCTTCTCAAATTGCTTGCTTAATCTCAATAAAAAAGATACTAGATGATTTCTTCCTATCTACCTAAACCTTGATGGTAGAGTTACCTGGTACCTCTGCTAGTGGGAGGCAGTACATAGACACCACCGTCATTAAAAAGGACTCTAAGTGCTTAAGTTGAATGTCAATTCTGCCACAGAGTAATTTGAAAATGTGAGTTAAGTTTGGTTTTTACCGAGAAATTTAGTAATCAAGAAAGATTGGTTGAATTTGAGATATGCAACAAGTGAATCAATCAAGTATTTTTTTTGGAGTAAGTTCCACATTACCAGTTGAGGAACTAGAAACCCCTTGAAGTAAATTTTTGGATTTCATCCTCCTTGACTCGAATCACTAGATATGATTTCCTTACTACTATTTTAATGGTTATATACTGTTTGTGTACTTCTGCCCTTCTGCGTGGCCTTTGCTGGAAGTGTTTTAAGTCGTGCATTTGTTTACAGACCTAGCACGTTTCTTTTGATTACTGGGATGACCTTTTCTGTTTTCTGATGTATAGTTGGGGGCCTTCTGAATGCTACATTTGGCAATGCGACTGAAATGATAATCTCATTATATGCATTGAATAATGGAATGATGAGGGTTGTTAAACAATCCTTGCTGGGTTCTATTTTGTCAAATATGCTCTTGGTGCTCGGATGTGCCTTCTTCTGTGGCGGGATTGTTCATCATCAGAAAGTCCAGGTTTTTAGTAAGGTGATTATCTTCTGATCAATCGTGTCATCATAAAATGTGCAATGAAGTAAACGCTTTTGTCTTTTGTGAATGTGATGCTTCACTGTAATTTCGTATTATCTCAGCTATAATGTTCTCTCACTAATGTTATGTGCTAATAGTAATGATAATCATTACATTGCAGGCAACTGCGATCGTGAATTCAGGATTGTTATTGATGGCAGTCATGGGCATATTGTTTCCGGCTGTACTTCATTTCACCCACACAGAAGTGCATTTTGGGAAGTCAGAGCTGGCTCTTTCAAGGTTTAGCAGTTGCATAATGCTGATAGCATATGCAAGTTACCTATTTTTTCAGCTCAAGAGTCAACAAAATCTATATAGTCCTATCAATGAGGTAAATTGCTGAAAATCTTGGAATTTATTTCTGGTTATTCAGCTTGTACGATTTCTCTAAGGTAGTCTGCGGCATTAGCTGTTGACTACTATGTTTTCCTATTTACTAATCAGAGGCCTGTTATGGAGGAGTTAGGTTTGCAGAAAATCTCAGCTTTTTCCAAATAAACTTGTACCAATAACTCGTACTATGATATGTTATTTTTGCATATTGTGTTGCTGCAGGATGCATTAGTTTGATCTAATTATTCTCTAATATGTGAACAGGATAGAGAAAATAATGCCGAAGATTTTGATGAAGAAGAAGCCCCTGAGATAACACAATGGGAAGCTATAGGGTGGCTTGCTATTTTGACAATATGGATATCTGTGCTATCTGGGTATCTTGTTGATGCCATCCAGGTGAcatttctttttcctcttttattttattgaattttttgGTTGTAGGCactttttcactgatgtattgaAAATGCTATCATTTTTCGGAAGTTAGTTGCTAATATTATGCGTGATAACCTGCCGACTTTAGATCATTGAGATAGTGACTATCATAGTTTCCCCGTATCTTTTTTTTCTGTTGTGGTAATTAATCAATGCTTTGATGATTTAAGTAACTGAAGCTTTCATGCACTATACTTTGCCAGCATAATGATCCTTGTTTGATTTTCACTCTGCATGGTCTTTGGAGCCTTTGCGGTGTGTTTTCCTCTCTTCTGTGTGCCTTGTAAGAACTTGTTGGAGCTCTGCAATGATGGCCACTGTGTGTTATGTAGTGATGGCACAGTTTAAGGTTCACTATGAGGTTCAAAATGCACAATAATTGTTAGTTACACAAGATGTTGTAATTAAGGCTTCATGCGCTGAGAGCATATTCTGACCCCATCATAAACTATTGAttgttatattttttaatttctttcacCATATCTTTATGGAGAAAAGTGAATGAAAGTTTAAGTTGCAAGGTGATTAATTTCCCTTTTAAAGGTAAGACCTTAGAAAATTTATGATTACCTGATTAATAAAAGAAAGGATTTTAGAAATTTATGAATTATATGAATATACTTCCTGATAATTTTCTCATTCagaaaattttataaataatttgaaaaagaatttggtCAAACATCATATTTTTCCGACTGTTGAAAGTAGAATTGGTGATTCAATCTGTTTCTAAGAGAGTACTTATTATTTCCGAGTTAAGTGTTGCCTCATTTGTTTCAGGTGAGGTACATCCAATATGTATAGCGAGACAATACAAATATATCTGCATGGATCAGCTGACCACACTGAACACTATATGGCCATCTGCAATATGTAGACTTATCATTGATTTAAAATTGACTAAAATCTTGGGAATGTAACTTTTATAAATGCCACTGCAGCATAACTTTAGATTGGAGATCAGTTTCCTGACCTACCATCAGGCCATTCGCCAGAAGAATATGTTTGGTATTTTCATTTGACGAAGTGCTTGAAATGGATTTCAATCTAATAGGGGCTGTATGTTTGATAATGAATCTAAAAGGCAGTAATATAGGGCACTTCTGCTTTCCTTGGGAAACATGAAAAATATACACGGTTTCGTCTCATAAGCTTCACTAATGGTGTATTATTAACCAGCAAGTTTGACAATTATCTTCTGAGATGTCTAAGATTACCTTCGATGTTAAAGTAATTTGATAATTGAATGAAATTTCAGAGAATAGTCTAACATTTTCTTCTCTTGTTAATATGTCTCATACATGGTGTGCATTATTAGCCAGCAAGTTTGGCAAAGATTCTTTGAGTTAGATAAGAATTCCCTGCAATGTTTGATCAAGAAGAATTTGCTTGTGTAGTGACTTGCCCCCTTCAGAGCAAATGGTATTGATTTTGGGTGTCTCGTTTAGGTTATATGAGGATACTTGGCTCACGTTCTTCTTCGTTTTCCTAAATAATCACTTTGGGTTCTGGCTGAGTTGCATCTTTTAACCGTTGGTCGTTATAGTGGAATATATTTGACTTCATAGTAGAAATTTGCTGGCAGCAATTTTCTGCCCATTTTATTTGTTAATCAATTTCAATCTTACGTCCTGTAATATGTCCCCAATCTCCTTATCTTGTGGTTGTTACTACTTGTTGTTTCTATCCTTTTTATTTTTGGCACCTACACTTAGTAAATTTAAGCTTCACGCATGTAtctaggggtggcaaacgggtAGGTCGGGTCGGGTCGGAACGGGTAATGCAAAAATGGATAAATTGTCCGACCTGACcgatatttaatacggataaaaaacgggttaaccggtagataatatggatatccatattatccatgacttcttgaatatgatcacttttgggagaattcctagtttCCCAAACTTGAGAAACCCCCAATTTGAGATTTACAagtgtaaaagttaaactcattagttatccattggctatctattttctaagtggataatatggttcttatccatatttgacccgtttttaaaaagttcatcatccaacccattttttaatagataatatgggtggataactattttcttttaatcatTTTACCACCACTACATGTATCTCTGAAGCATTAAAATCTTTGTTTAAGTTCTTTTGACCTTTTATTTTCTGTATGTCCTTCATCGTAAT is drawn from Nicotiana tomentosiformis chromosome 12, ASM39032v3, whole genome shotgun sequence and contains these coding sequences:
- the LOC104102466 gene encoding vacuolar cation/proton exchanger 2-like, whose translation is MGSIGEKVELESNEEIPFSSSHNATNKTETLHFEAAAHMASPRSFYSYSRVLRKMDQISFMRSIYIVILKAKINILLPFGPLAILLHYVTKKHEWVFFFSLVGITPLAERLGYATEQLAFFTGPTVGGLLNATFGNATEMIISLYALNNGMMRVVKQSLLGSILSNMLLVLGCAFFCGGIVHHQKVQVFSKATAIVNSGLLLMAVMGILFPAVLHFTHTEVHFGKSELALSRFSSCIMLIAYASYLFFQLKSQQNLYSPINEDRENNAEDFDEEEAPEITQWEAIGWLAILTIWISVLSGYLVDAIQGASDSMNMPVSFISVILLPIVGNAAEHASAIMFAMKDKLDITLGVAIGSSTQISMFVIPFCVVVGWFMGKPMDLNFQLFETATLFITVLVVAFMLQEGTSNYFKGLMLILCYLIVAASFFVHVDPSKEGE